The proteins below come from a single Pichia kudriavzevii chromosome 2, complete sequence genomic window:
- a CDS encoding uncharacterized protein (PKUD0B01200) encodes MTEKLGKIPPMEKLGSNNCSATHSPTSNFTGTSLHSGCGINSSNAERAIGHLERGKESITNLALLFRPKLEKIGAVTPGKASSKILWNDFRDLAKHLSKSGKLIDRNSKLLKDWAATFETDEISMLVLEYQKFALLHSNINKKLAERMEVLSSKVKPLNRVEIQRNVDLAKYIKAKRSFEDFKKKSTDQATMAQLQNDVNYYSTSLKASQLSLEKTVREDVRPAIFAFAYAFKASTISINKICQETLLDFDEFERMIKNPDSIYESKLNLTGFDLLSGISDLSCSSARIERSPSLPERSTDASYNIRQNNDSLISFIGEDQNSLNDGEKPLRLEETEYKSHYHFTKPAKIFKPFGSDPRDLENPELHERFNEKLSFDTAANYNTYVQRNAGDQNNSTVKISHYMNQQDTSVWSKT; translated from the coding sequence ATGACCGAAAAGCTAGGAAAGATACCTCCAATGGAAAAATTGGGGAGTAACAATTGTTCTGCTACCCACAGTCCAACATCGAATTTTACTGGTACAAGTTTACATTCTGGATGTGGaataaattcatcaaatgcaGAAAGGGCCATTGGTCATCTTGAGAGAGGAAAGGAGTCGATTACAAACTTGGCTTTATTATTCCGTCCCAAgttggaaaaaattggaGCTGTGACTCCTGGGAAAGCAAGCTCTAAAATTTTGTGGAATGACTTCCGTGACTTGGCCAAACACTTGAGTAAATCTGGTAAATTAATTGATAGAAATTCCAAGCTACTGAAAGATTGGGCTGCTACCTTTGAAACCGATGAAATAAGTATGCTAGTTCTAGAGTACCAGAAATTTGCACTGCTCCATTCGAAtattaataaaaaattgGCAGAGAGAATGGAGGTTTTGAGTTCTAAGGTTAAGCCACTAAATCGGgttgaaattcaaagaaacgTAGACTTGGCTAAGTATATCAAAGCAAAAAGAAGTTTCGAAGATTTTAAGAAGAAAAGCACGGATCAAGCTACAATGGCTCAACTTCAGAATGATGTAAACTATTACTCTACATCTTTAAAAGCATCTCAACTTAGTTTAGAAAAAACTGTTCGGGAAGATGTCAGGCCTGCTATATTCGCATTTGCCTATGCGTTTAAAGCTTCCACAATCtccatcaacaaaatatGTCAGGAGACGCtacttgattttgatgaattcgAAAGAATGATTAAAAATCCTGACAGCATTTATGAATCAAAACTCAACCTTACAGGGTTTGACTTGCTTTCTGGGATTTCTGATTTGTCATGCTCCAGTGCAAGAATCGAGAGAAGTCCCTCGTTACCAGAAAGATCAACAGATGCCTCTTACAACATAAGACAGAACAATGATTCACTAATTTCTTTTATCGGTGAAGATCAAAATAGTCTGAACGATGGTGAGAAACCTCTTCGGCTGGAGGAAACGGAATACAAGAGTCACTACCATTTTACGAAACCTGCCAAAATATTCAAGCCTTTTGGGTCCGATCCGAGAGATTTGGAAAACCCCGAACTACATGAGAGATTTAATGAGAAGTTATCATTCGATACAGCTGCTAACTACAATACCTATGTCCAGCGCAACGCTGGTGACCAAAACAACAGCACAGTGAAGATCAGCCATTACATGAACCAACAAGATACGTCTGTTTGGtcaaaaacttga
- a CDS encoding uncharacterized protein (PKUD0B01210; similar to Saccharomyces cerevisiae YOL098C; ancestral locus Anc_3.93) — MVISYFKEQCNFKVDYAPAKVKKWRSSRTGLQVTLIDQASPVVNGYFAVATEILNDSGCPHTLEHLIFMGSKKYPYKGLLDILGNLAFSSTNAWTATDQTVYTLSTAGWEGFKMLLPVYLDHLFNPSITDEACYTEVYHVDGEGKEKGVVYSEMQGIENQSWFIQNLESQRTLYKNSGYKSETGGLTKNLRTLDAETIRKYHADNYRPDNLCIIISGSVNEDELMKLMTDFDSELDSLPETPNKRPFVDTPIDLPLSETITKNVLFPDKDESSGNIMMSWIGPDSRNTVLDQAIDILGKYLTSSSVSLFSQNFIEVDDPWATDTGFYTESYILSGMVLSFDNVPTEKLSTFPQKVLDLMREHCDVSKFDIIRLRDLVEQTMWKYVHKSEKSPETLAYIAIYEFEYGKDSGKDLENYSKTLDEFKELLEWDVAKWVDVFRKYYVDNHCAIIIATPSKELYNKNKIDNEKLLNERKQTLGLEGLKELEKKLEKAQEVNNKEIPAQILSSFGRPNPSSIAFNKTESITVGSTKDTINGTSDSLKKIIQDTPDNFSIFAHYENYESNFATIHLLFSSFEIDEKHLPLLRIFENLTTLPVVESNGEITPYEEVVKQVKRDTISCYFGNSFNGKFEEFMDFSITVKNENYSKAIEWYKKLLFQTKFTQERVTVILKKLIKSLPELKRSGSYMLRYLYNKHCYTTRSLLRSSEIITNEQYLKDTLQKIEAGNFKEIENQLDEIRSKLFDNKNIKLVVFGDVNKIENPVSSWAGFVGDTSADKITELPYQYKTLSDVGEKKSKKCFIITTPGSESSYLDLATHTTVFDFTSDDSFKILLGSEYLQCVEGPFWRGIRGAGLAYGANCYNRATIGELGFSIYRGADVEKSYSVAKDIVENHANGKVAIDESLLNGAVSSIVNRLAETQSNYSQTATEEFYSNILLKRGPDYKKKLMTALSLITKEDLIDIFKRYFVNMFNPDTSLCFISCNPTKSENIATFFGNLGYEIEVEHVSVENDDIDGDESTDYGSEDDSESGSESDSEGESEGEDE, encoded by the coding sequence ATGGTGATCTCTTATTTTAAGGAGCAGTGTAACTTCAAGGTCGATTATGCGCCCGCCAAGGTTAAAAAATGGAGATCTTCAAGAACGGGACTTCAAGTTACCTTGATTGACCAAGCTTCACCTGTTGTGAACGGTTATTTTGCTGTTGCTACCGAGATATTAAATGACAGTGGATGTCCACATACTCTTGAGCACTTAATTTTTATGGGTTCAAAGAAGTACCCATACAAGGGGTTGTTGGATATATTAGGTAATTTGGCTTTTAGTTCCACAAATGCATGGACCGCCACGGATCAGACTGTTTATACTTTATCAACTGCAGGTTGGGAAGGCTTTAAAATGCTTTTACCTGTTTATCTGGATCATCTTTTCAATCCTTCAATCACCGATGAGGCTTGTTATACAGAAGTTTATCATGTTGATGGCGaaggaaaggaaaaggGTGTTGTTTATTCGGAAATGCAAGGTATTGAGAATCAATCCTGgtttattcaaaacttAGAGTCACAGAGGACTTTATATAAGAATTCCGGCTACAAGTCTGAAACGGGTGGCTTAACCAAAAATTTACGTACCCTAGATGCTGAAACTATCAGAAAATATCATGCTGATAATTACAGACCCGATAATCTCTGTATTATTATATCGGGATCTgttaatgaagatgaattgatgaaattaatgACAGACTTTGATTCGGAGCTTGATAGTCTTCCTGAAACACCTAACAAAAGACCATTTGTTGATACTCCAATTGATTTACCGTTGAGTGAAACAATTACTAAGAACGTTCTGTTTCCAGATAAGGATGAATCCTCTGGAAATATCATGATGTCATGGATTGGACCAGACTCAAGGAATACTGTCTTGGACCAGGCAATCGACATTTTGGGTAAGTATTTAACTTCCTCGTCTGTTTCCTTATTTAGCCAAAATTTCATCGAAGTCGACGATCCCTGGGCGACGGACACAGGATTTTACACAGAGAGTTACATTTTATCTGGAATGGTATTGAGTTTTGACAATGTTCCTACTGAAAAGTTGTCGACTTTCCCACAGAAGGTCCTGGATCTTATGAGAGAACATTGTGATGTCTCTAAATTTGATATCATCCGTTTGAGAGATTTGGTTGAGCAAACGATGTGGAAATATGTGCACAAATCCGAAAAGAGTCCTGAAACTCTTGCGTATATTGCCATTTATGAGTTTGAATATGGCAAGGATAGCGGTAAAGATCTTGAAAATTATTCCAAGACATTAGATGAATTCAAAGAGCTTTTAGAGTGGGACGTTGCAAAGTGGGTCGATGTTTTTAGAAAATACTACGTCGATAACCATTGTGCCATTATAATAGCAACCCCTTCAAAAGAACTCtataataaaaataaaatagaCAATGAGAAATTGTTAAACGAGAGGAAACAGACACTTGGACTTGAAGGcttgaaagaattagaaaaaaaattagaaaaagcACAAGAGGTCAACAATAAAGAGATCCCTGCCCAAATTCTATCGTCTTTTGGAAGACCAAACCCCTCAAGCATCGCATTCAATAAAACAGAATCAATTACTGTAGGATCCACTAAGGATACCATCAATGGCACTTCCGATTCtcttaaaaaaatcatccaGGATACACCCGATAATTTCTCAATCTTTGCACATTATGAAAACTATGAATCAAATTTTGCAACTATCCATCTCCTATTCTCCTCTTTTGAAATAGATGAAAAACATTTGCCATTGTTGagaatctttgaaaatttgacTACTTTACCTGTAGTTGAATCCAATGGTGAAATAACTCCTTATGAAGAGGTAGTGAAGCAAGTCAAGAGAGACACAATAAGTTGCTATTTTGGAAACTCTTTCAATGGtaagtttgaagaatttatGGATTTCTCGATAACTGTTAAGAACGAAAACTACAGTAAAGCGATCGAATGGTATAAAAAGctactttttcaaacaaaattcACTCAAGAACGTGTGACAGTCATacttaaaaaattaatcAAGTCATTACCTGAGCTTAAGAGATCGGGTTCTTACATGTTGAGGTACCTCTACAACAAACACTGCTACACAACAAGGTCTCTTCTGAGGTCGAGTGAGATTATTACAAATGAGCAGTACCTAAAGGATACTCTCCAGAAAATTGAAGCAGgtaatttcaaagagatcGAAAACCAATTAGATGAGATTAGGTCTAAGTTATTTgacaacaaaaatatcaagctGGTGGTTTTTGGTGATGTCAACAAGATTGAAAATCCTGTATCTTCGTGGGCTGGTTTTGTTGGTGATACTTCAGCTGATAAGATTACAGAACTTCCATATCAATATAAAACTTTATCGGACGTTGGTGAgaagaaatccaagaaatGCTTCATCATTACCACTCCTGGCTCTGAATCAAGTTATTTAGATCTTGCTACCCATACTACTGTATTTGATTTCACCTCAGATGACTCTTTCAAGATACTGCTTGGCTCTGAATACTTGCAATGTGTCGAAGGCCCATTTTGGCGTGGTATTAGAGGTGCAGGATTGGCTTATGGTGCAAATTGTTACAACAGGGCAACTATTGGTGAGTTGGGATTTAGTATCTATAGAGGTGCAGATGTGGAAAAATCATATTCGGTTGCTAaagatattgttgaaaatcaCGCAAATGGAAAGGTTGCAATTGATGAGAGTCTACTCAACGGTGCTGTCAGTAGTATTGTGAACCGATTAGCCGAAACTCAATCAAATTACTCTCAAACGGCTACAGAAGAATTTTACAGCAATATTCTACTCAAGAGAGGGCCAGACTataagaagaaattaaTGACTGCTCTCTCACTAATTACTAAGGAAGACTTGATTGATATCTTTAAAAGGTACTTTGTGAATATGTTTAATCCTGACACAAGTTTATGCTTTATCAGTTGCAATCCTACTAAATCTGAAAATATAGCTACCTTTTTTGGCAATCTTGGatatgaaattgaagttgaacaCGTTTCCGTTGAGAATGATGAcattgatggtgatgagaGCACTGATTATGGCTCTGAAGATGATTCTGAAAGTGGCTCTGAGAGTGACTCTGAAGGTGAATCAGAAGGTGAGGACGAATGA
- a CDS encoding uncharacterized protein (PKUD0B01215; similar to Saccharomyces cerevisiae YGR235C (MOS2); ancestral locus Anc_5.92): MSSTILKAGLLVSSTSITYLTFSESIKCESKRTFYNDEPQQVSVSETTPSEPQLSKFVKEEQSIESLLEPRIKSAREELYKYFELSKKYYIEKSEQYFKAEREVFSTASSLHDRREEFFPDALYVITGGLFGSVLARKKNILIRVLAPVATGLLSFKLFFPKTFNNVFGFLENVEKEKLPAVHTKQVEFAEKSEELVKSTSSTIVESSKEVEGFLAKVKRSIGEYTGLNVDQIITEKKK, encoded by the exons atgtcTTCAACTATTCTTAAG GCAGGTCTTCTAGTTTCATCTACTTCTATAACTTATTTGACATTTAGCGAGAGTATTAAATGTGAATCGAAAAGAACCTTCTACAACGATGAGCCCCAACAGGTGTCTGTTTCAGAAACCACACCATCAGAACCTCAGTTGTCAAAATTTGTAAAGGAAGAACAGAGTATCGAATCACTTCTTGAACCTCGGATAAAGTCCGCAAGAGAAGAATTATATAAGTATTTTGAACTGTCGAAAAAGTAttacattgaaaaatcagaGCAGTATTTCAAGGCTGAAAGGGAAGTTTTCTCAACAGCTAGTTCATTACATGAtagaagagaagaattttTTCCAGATGCGCTATATGTAATCACCGGTGGGTTGTTTGGTTCTGTTTTagcaagaaagaaaaacattcTGATTAGGGTACTAGCGCCTGTGGCAACTGGTTTACTTTCATTTAAGCTGTTCTTTCCGAAAacattcaacaatgtcTTTGGCTTTTtagaaaatgttgaaaaggaaaaattacCTGCAGTCCATACAAAACAAGTGGAGTTTGCTGAAAAATCTGAAGAGCTAGTAAAGAGTACATCCTCCACAATTGTAGAGAGCTCAAAGGAAGTTGAAGGTTTCTTAGCCAAAGTCAAGCGGAGCATTGGTGAGTACACAGGTCTAAATGTAGATCAAATAATTACcgagaagaaaaaataa
- a CDS encoding uncharacterized protein (PKUD0B01220; similar to Saccharomyces cerevisiae YBR056W; ancestral locus Anc_3.266) — protein MGLLKTLKNKVTSISEIAPSAPAAPIGREPTDRSIYQSRQNFGVNFGSLFLLEKYIFDEMFVDDAGVELDAIKNCFKKDGVDKTRERLEHHWKNYCSDSDWEWLKEKGIQSIRIPFGYWLVDGGSFTKGTSFESLAGAYAKGWSILKKFYIEKAKQYQISILVDLHALPKGANTGDHSGEWFKDPDFWNDSNAINLAVEICAFIAKDLADYDNICGIQIVNESVFSNNPSGQEKYYRKAANAIRKVNSDVPIIISDGWWPDQWVNFLDRFSNGDVGSLGIVIDDHIYRCFSDDDKNKKIEEIIEDLDSSVLTGLSKPADFIIGEYSCVLDSRSWDRSQGCNRDDMVRAYGNKQCKLFKERANTGHYFWTFKFQHGDGGEWGLVPMISRGCIPSRNSSVNLPSKEDFDRNLKEMLQGHENYWKAQNPNENYEFWRYKEGFTTGWHDALSFARFNNSRIGRMVAWTSSRRKEHVNARKSSPFLWQWEAGFQEAIRKFEEVSNKAFI, from the coding sequence atggGTCTACTGAAAACACTTAAAAACAAGGTGACTTCCATATCTGAGATTGCCCCAAGTGCACCAGCAGCCCCAATAGGTAGGGAACCTACCGATAGATCCATTTATCAATCAAGACAAAATTTTGGTGTTAACTTTGGTTCTTTGTTTCTACTTGAAAAGTATATTTTTGACGAAatgtttgttgatgatgctGGTGTTGAATTGGATGCAATTAAAAATTGCTTCAAAAAAGATGGTGTTGATAAAACAAGGGAAAGGTTGGAACACCATTGGAAAAATTACTGTTCCGACAGTGATTGGGAATGGTTAAAAGAGAAAGGGATACAATCAATTCGTATACCTTTTGGCTATTGGCTTGTAGATGGTGGCTCCTTCACTAAGGGTACTTCATTTGAAAGCCTAGCTGGGGCTTATGCTAAGGGTTGGAGCATACTGAAGAAGTTTTACATTGAGAAGGCCAAACAATACCAGATCTCAATTCTAGTAGATTTGCATGCTCTTCCCAAAGGTGCTAATACGGGTGACCATAGTGGTGAATGGTTTAAAGACCCTGACTTTTGGAATGATTCCAATGCTATTAACTTAGCTGTAGAAATTTGTGCATTTATAGCTAAGGATTTAGCGGATTACGACAACATATGTGGTATTCAGATTGTCAACGAGTCTGTTTTCAGCAACAACCCAAGTggacaagaaaaatactATAGAAAGGCTGCTAATGCCATCAGAAAAGTGAATAGTGACGTTCCAATAATCATAAGTGATGGCTGGTGGCCTGACCAATGGGTCAACTTTCTTGATAGATTTTCAAACGGTGATGTTGGAAGTCTAGGTATCGTCATAGATGACCACATATACAGATGTTTCAGCGACGAcgataaaaacaaaaaaatagaagagaTTATAGAGGATCTGGATAGCTCAGTGTTAACCGGTTTATCGAAACCAGCAGATTTTATCATTGGAGAATATTCATGTGTGCTCGATTCACGGTCATGGGATAGATCACAAGGCTGTAATAGAGATGACATGGTTAGGGCCTACGGCAACAAACAAtgtaaacttttcaaagagaGAGCAAACACGGGTCACTACTTTTGGACCTTCAAATTTCAACATGGAGATGGTGGGGAGTGGGGCTTGGTTCCCATGATAAGTCGAGGCTGTATTCCAAGTAGGAACAGCTCTGTTAACCTTCCATCtaaagaagattttgaCAGAAATCTGAAGGAAATGTTACAAGGGCATGAGAATTATTGGAAAGCACAAAATCCAAATGAAAACTATGAATTCTGGAGATATAAAGAAGGCTTTACAACGGGATGGCATGATGCTTTAAGCTTTGCAAGATTTAACAATTCCAGGATCGGAAGAATGGTAGCATGGACCTCAAGCAGGAGAAAGGAACATGTTAATGCAAGGAAAAGTAGCCCATTTTTATGGCAATGGGAAGCTGGGTTCCAAGAGGCTATACGCAAGTTTGAGGAAGTATCTAATAAAGCGTTTATATAG
- a CDS encoding uncharacterized protein (PKUD0B01230; Pfam Domains: TIP120(1.1e-15)), which yields MASRKCINDLLVMTKDTDPDLRFMALNDLEKEMSNTINHIASYEVDEYARILLTRLNDEFPEVRTQSLKCFESLPYRLKVDILPVVRTLINKKPKKVSITSTIYTMALHNILENLPLIEEVHVGIINIVLPEIFSDREKFKLEIDYIEILTDLIEYSGKYFNQTQIFQTLGFLTEVIFTADAIISKKSISAYGSLSKNIESIEIIENFLKNITQLTNSYKNFYEGQSKLLSVISVSFASNSLSFEPFALQLWEIISSCLKVNELGDLDQDYENQQEKDNLRVEALTAALSLFKNCKSDNTYFLTGDCLDICEVLIKYDPYGDNSEDDEESNALADDIKDYNDFEDEDGDSYSDYEDDEDADDDNCSWKVRLEALNVLSCVIENFPQRLPLALKKCFNDIMILLDIEKNKNVLLRLCETLSFIFELSSPDGAYYNLLNSKNMAETTNGRRLSDVSMACNDDPYALFVGSAENINEKILKLIRSNEAVVNDKPEAFLKLVSNITRTLGGVGSHYVESYIVALNQSWNSIPYTVQTHYFYSAFLENDKIDSFGDGLPYFVNFLKNCLSNRSNQKMVLEGMSLINEIFETQCLGDGDYNSTIRNNDIVTQLSYLLVGFLLGKLTDRNLSSEMRLQALNSLTSMCLKAQLDKETVKSILNALTETLSTEVLAFNTLNAIKKFCSSGKINFAISPEWIKAILGYILQYFKISELSGTCVKTVSIITSSGFFDEADGKSILLAIGTLFSNKMFTPLNCVDIGITLTNILDKVNITSDMTTFISVLIELSKFDEFDEVLPDLMEKILLQTTDSSLSQAIQSFDDISDIKVSKLLAVLMVTSKNYTSIDNIIQNIQSGNDVYFSLVFLNQVLKSVDLKTELGLFLNGYSSNESNVVNMTMKTVSTIVCKYPDNYLPQFMVFLKGNASTPAFKTLANILDHVHLSHESASHLFKLIIDVQRSSPQLDNTTEYSNAADCLGALAFKYNLLPDLLDVLSATKSSHLTLLITLGDTVKYTFGNTQFLENAELSQLVKYSEMTTNNFIFHSNLLIKEVGAFNLNLILSKKVNIAISLMNKIVPNIVETEIKPNKSFIRVQMIGPYKYKIDDGLNFRKQIFESIYNLFKVLEDNRGLEFLCDIEWRLLFTKYFDCGIKDDQTISSVTLLTTLKIFEHQPEIFVHNFGDVQIFESFLERCRKVLNKKIADNAVKQDIEKQTNLVKSLIRFLKRTERLVESNHLLLSGSQLSAWKALISETKAKFLIYKTEEVD from the coding sequence CTAAGAAAGTTTCGATTACTTCTACAATTTATACAATGGCGTTACACAATATTCTGGAAAACTTGCCCTTAATAGAAGAAGTGCACGTGGGAATCATTAACATTGTCTTGCCTGAGATATTTAGTGATAGGGAGAAGTTCAAACTGGAAATTGATTATATTGAGATTTTAACAGATTTAATTGAATATTCAGGTAAATATTTCAATCAAACACAAATATTCCAAACCTTGGGGTTTCTGACAGAAGTCATATTCACTGCAGATGCAATTAtctcaaaaaaaagtataagTGCATATGGCTCACTTTCTAAAAATATTGAGAGCATTGAGataattgaaaactttcTTAAAAATATTACACAGTTAACCAATTCTTATAAAAATTTCTATGAAGGCCAATCAAAGCTATTATCTGTTATTTCTGTATCGTTTGCAAGCAACTCACTTAGTTTTGAGCCTTTTGCATTACAACTGTGGGAAATTATCAGTAGTTGTTTAAAGGTAAATGAATTAGGAGACTTAGATCAAGATTACGAGAACCAACAGGAAAAGGATAACCTAAGGGTTGAAGCCTTAACAGCTGCTTTGAGCCTATTTAAAAATTGTAAGAGTGATAATACTTATTTTCTGACCGGCGATTGTCTTGATATCTGTGAGGTGTTGATCAAGTATGATCCTTATGGCGATAACAGtgaagatgacgaagaAAGTAATGCTTTGGCTGATGATATTAAAGATTACAATgactttgaagatgaagatggtgaTAGCTATAGTGATTATGAGGACGATGAGGATGCCGATGATGATAATTGCTCCTGGAAAGTGAGGCTGGAAGCTTTAAATGTATTGTCTTGTGTGATTGAGAATTTCCCTCAAAGATTACCACTAGCGTTGAAGAAGTGCTTTAATGATATTATGATTTTAttagatattgaaaaaaataaaaatgtcTTGCTGAGGCTATGTGAAACTTTAtcattcatttttgaattaAGCTCACCTGATGGTGCTTACTATAATTTATTAAACTCTAAAAATATGGCAGAAACTACCAATGGAAGAAGATTAAGTGATGTAAGTATGGCCTGTAACGATGATCCTTATGCTTTATTTGTTGGGAGTGCTGAGAATATCAATGAGAAAATCCTAAAGTTAATCAGGAGTAATGAAGCAGTTGTCAATGATAAACCAGAAGCATTTTTGAAGCTAGTTTCAAACATAACGAGAACTCTCGGTGGTGTAGGTTCGCATTACGTGGAGTCATATATTGTTGCGTTGAATCAAAGCTGGAATTCTATCCCTTACACTGTACAGACACACTATTTCTATTCTGCTTTTCTAGAAAATGACAAGATTGATTCATTTGGTGATGGGCTTCCTTATTTTGTTAATTTCCTAAAAAATTGTTTGTCCAATAGATCCAACCAAAAAATGGTGCTTGAAGGTATGAGTTTAATCaatgaaatatttgaaacaCAGTGCCTTGGTGATGGGGATTATAATAGTACCATCAGAAATAATGATATTGTCACACAATTATCTTACCTCCTAGTGGGGTTTTTACTTGGAAAGCTTACTGATAGAAACTTGTCTAGCGAAATGAGACTACAAGCATTAAACTCACTAACATCGATGTGTTTGAAAGCTCAACTTGATAAAGAAACAGTGAAAAGTATCTTAAACGCATTAACTGAAACGCTATCCACTGAAGTTTTAGCCTTTAATACTCTAAACGCCattaaaaaattttgtTCATCaggaaaaatcaattttgcaATAAGTCCAGAATGGATTAAAGCAATTTTGGGTTACATTTTACAGTATTTTAAGATTTCAGAACTAAGTGGCACGTGTGTTAAGACAGTTTCCATAATTACTTCCTCTGGGttttttgatgaagctGATGGCAAATCAATACTCTTGGCAATTGGTACCTTATTCTCTAATAAAATGTTTACACCCCTGAACTGCGTTGATATAGGTATTACCCTGACAAATATTCTGGATAAAGTTAACATAACAAGTGATATGACTACATTCATCTCCGTGTTAATTGAGTTGAgtaaatttgatgaattcgATGAAGTTTTGCCTGATTTGATGGAGAAGATTTTGCTACAGACTACAGATTCATCTCTCTCACAGGCAATACAAAGTTTTGATGATATATCGGATATCAAAGTATCAAAATTGTTGGCCGTTCTTATGGTTACTTCCAAGAATTACACTTCCATTGATaatattattcaaaatatacaaaGTGGTAATGACGTTTACTTTTcacttgtttttttgaatcaagttttgaaaTCTGTTGATTTAAAAACTGAGCTtggtttatttttgaatggatattcttcaaatgaatCTAATGTTGTTAACATGACCATGAAGACGGTGTCCACTATCGTCTGTAAATATCCTGATAACTATTTACCACAATTTATGGTGTTTTTAAAAGGAAATGCGTCAACGCCCGCATTCAAAACGCTTGCAAATATCTTAGATCACGTACATTTATCTCATGAGTCTGCAAGTCATTTGTTTAAGTTAATTATAGATGTACAACGATCCAGTCCCCAGCTGGATAATACCACCGAATACTCCAATGCTGCAGATTGCCTTGGTGCCTTGGCTTTCAAATATAACCTTCTACCTGATTTACTTGATGTTTTATCAGCTACCAAATCTTCTCACTTAACGTTATTGATTACTCTTGGTGATACAGTGAAATATACATTCGGAAACACCCAGTTTTTAGAAAACGCAGAACTTTCGCAATTAGTAAAATATTCCGAAATGACCACAAATAATTTTATCTTTCATTCTAATCTTCTGATTAAAGAGGTTGGTGCCTTCAACTTGAACTTAATTCTAAGCAAGAAAGTAAATATCGCAATTTCTCTAATGAATAAGATTGTTCCAAATATAGTTGAAACTGAAATCAAACCTAATAAAAGCTTCATACGTGTGCAGATGATTGGTCCGTATAAGtataaaattgatgatgGTTTAAACTTTAGAAAACAGATATTTGAGTCTATTTACAACTTGTTCAAAGTTTTAGAAGATAACAGAGGGCTAGAGTTTTTATGTGACATTGAATGGAGATTACTCTTTaccaaatattttgattgtGGTATTAAAGATGACCAAACTATCTCTTCTGTAACTTTGCTTACtacattgaaaatatttgagCACCAGCCCGAAATCTTTGTGCATAATTTCGGAGATgttcaaatctttgaatcATTTCTTGAAAGATGCCGTAAAGTACTCAATAAAAAAATCGCAGATAATGCTGTTAAGCAGGATATTGAAAAGCAGACAAATCTAGTCAAATCACTAATTCGGTTCTTGAAAAGAACAGAAAGACTAGTTGAATCCAACCATTTGCTTCTCAGTGGTAGCCAACTAAGTGCTTGGAAAGCACTGATCAGTGAGACTAAAGCCAAATTTTTAATTTATAAAactgaagaagttgattaa